One region of Bradyrhizobium betae genomic DNA includes:
- a CDS encoding L,D-transpeptidase, giving the protein MTANKRRAALVAPLILTILLGGCVSDSGIMPIAAAASHPPAVDARYSAVSDGAYVVPAVPAGDLKQRYMRQLVDDPTGQPPGTVVVDPRNRFLYFVREGGKALRYGVGVGKAGMAWSGTADVQMKREWPHWTPTDNMISREPEKYRKWAKGMDGGTGNPLGARALYLFKNGKDTLYRIHGTNEPWSIGQAVSSGCIRMMNQDVIDLYGRVSTGAKVVVLPVNGSDSAAAVAR; this is encoded by the coding sequence ATGACAGCCAACAAGCGACGCGCTGCGCTCGTCGCCCCCCTGATTCTGACGATATTACTCGGAGGATGCGTATCCGACTCCGGCATCATGCCGATCGCTGCGGCCGCGTCGCATCCACCTGCCGTGGATGCCCGCTACAGCGCAGTTTCGGACGGCGCCTACGTCGTGCCGGCCGTCCCCGCCGGCGACCTCAAACAGCGCTACATGCGCCAGCTCGTTGATGACCCAACTGGTCAACCGCCCGGCACCGTCGTTGTCGATCCGAGGAACCGCTTCCTCTACTTTGTCCGAGAAGGCGGCAAGGCGCTGCGCTACGGCGTCGGCGTAGGCAAAGCCGGCATGGCCTGGTCCGGCACGGCCGACGTACAGATGAAACGCGAATGGCCGCACTGGACCCCGACGGATAATATGATCTCGCGGGAGCCGGAGAAGTATCGGAAGTGGGCGAAAGGTATGGATGGCGGCACGGGCAATCCGCTCGGTGCGCGGGCGCTGTACCTTTTCAAGAATGGTAAGGATACGCTGTACCGGATTCACGGCACCAACGAGCCTTGGTCGATCGGCCAGGCCGTGTCGTCGGGCTGCATTCGGATGATGAACCAGGATGTGATCGACCTGTACGGTCGCGTGTCGACGGGAGCGAAGGTCGTGGTGCTACCCGTGAATGGCTCGGATAGCGCCGCGGCGGTCGCGCGATGA
- a CDS encoding MgtC/SapB family protein has translation MMDFLNRNLNPEVIGVVVALCIGLLICLERERRKGEGPGRSPAGLRTFAAASLAGAISVMIGGKGLLAVVTAGIMVLVGIAYLRSRSDDPGLTSETALILTVLLGGLATQRPVLAAGVAVILAILLAARAALHDFVHTVLSDNEIKDGLIFAAATLVVLPLLPDQPVGPFGALNPRAIWIIVILVMAIGAAGHISIRLLGAKGGLAISGFASGFVSSTATIGAMGARARKAPELLGAATAGATLSTVATIVQLFAVLAATSLSTLQSLLVPLLCAGAAATLYGVIFTVKGIRETGTAETRARTSFQPAFRLVAGFDALRSAPALRQPAGDLW, from the coding sequence ATGATGGATTTCCTGAATCGCAACTTGAACCCTGAGGTCATCGGCGTCGTCGTTGCACTCTGCATCGGGCTCCTTATCTGCCTCGAGCGGGAGCGCCGCAAGGGCGAGGGTCCAGGCCGCTCGCCGGCCGGATTGCGCACCTTCGCGGCCGCATCACTCGCCGGCGCCATCAGCGTCATGATCGGTGGCAAGGGTCTGCTTGCGGTCGTGACCGCCGGGATCATGGTCCTAGTTGGGATCGCCTATCTGCGGTCCAGGAGCGACGACCCCGGTTTGACTTCGGAGACTGCACTCATCCTGACGGTTCTGCTCGGCGGACTGGCCACGCAACGTCCCGTCTTGGCCGCAGGCGTTGCCGTTATCCTAGCCATTCTTCTCGCGGCACGTGCGGCATTGCACGACTTTGTTCACACAGTGCTCAGCGACAACGAGATCAAGGACGGTCTGATCTTTGCCGCCGCTACGCTCGTTGTCTTACCCTTGCTTCCGGATCAGCCTGTCGGCCCGTTCGGCGCGCTCAATCCGCGTGCAATCTGGATCATCGTCATTTTGGTGATGGCCATCGGCGCCGCCGGACACATTTCAATACGCCTGCTCGGCGCAAAAGGAGGCCTCGCGATCTCAGGCTTCGCCTCGGGCTTCGTCTCCAGTACAGCTACCATCGGAGCGATGGGGGCCCGCGCTCGCAAGGCCCCGGAGTTGCTGGGAGCCGCTACCGCCGGCGCAACGCTTTCGACCGTCGCAACGATCGTGCAGCTTTTCGCGGTTCTCGCAGCAACGAGTCTATCCACGCTGCAAAGCCTGCTCGTTCCGCTCCTTTGCGCCGGTGCGGCGGCAACGCTCTATGGCGTCATCTTCACGGTCAAGGGCATAAGGGAGACCGGGACAGCCGAAACTCGAGCACGGACGAGCTTTCAGCCTGCCTTCCGCCTTGTTGCTGGCTTTGACGCTCTCCGGAGTGCTCCTGCTCTCCGCCAGCCTGCGGGAGACCTTTGGTGA
- a CDS encoding response regulator, whose translation MRILVIEDDPILSDGLRAGLSLTGATVDAVETCEDAEAALATSRYSAVVLDIMLPDGSGLDLLRKLRGRGDATPVLLLTARDSISDKVSGLDSGADDYLAKPFDLGELAARLRAIVRREGGRAAPTLTYGAIVLSPADLSVTVAGEPINLSRREFAILSALMEHPEQVRSRSELEERLYGWQEDVESNAVEVHIHNLRNKIGKDAIQTLRGIGYRMGAIR comes from the coding sequence ATGCGCATACTCGTGATCGAAGACGATCCGATCCTGTCCGACGGTCTGCGGGCGGGCCTGTCGCTGACGGGTGCTACCGTCGATGCTGTCGAGACCTGCGAAGATGCCGAAGCCGCGCTCGCGACGTCGCGGTACTCGGCGGTGGTGCTCGACATCATGCTGCCCGACGGGAGCGGCCTGGACCTGCTGCGGAAGCTGCGGGGCCGCGGCGATGCTACCCCCGTTCTTCTTCTTACGGCGCGCGACAGCATCAGCGACAAGGTGTCGGGATTGGATTCCGGAGCCGACGACTATCTGGCCAAGCCATTCGATCTCGGCGAGCTCGCCGCCCGGCTCCGCGCCATCGTCCGAAGGGAAGGAGGTCGCGCGGCACCGACGCTGACATACGGCGCCATCGTGCTCTCGCCAGCGGACCTCTCGGTAACCGTCGCCGGCGAGCCGATCAATCTGTCGCGGCGCGAGTTCGCTATTCTATCAGCGCTAATGGAGCATCCGGAGCAAGTGCGCTCTCGCTCCGAACTGGAGGAGCGTCTCTACGGTTGGCAGGAGGACGTCGAAAGCAATGCGGTCGAGGTGCACATCCACAATCTCCGCAACAAGATCGGTAAGGATGCGATCCAGACGCTGCGCGGCATCGGATACCGCATGGGAGCCATACGATGA
- a CDS encoding TetR/AcrR family transcriptional regulator translates to MDSRYLSAEERRQLTVETVVALAGVQNPSEITTAVIAKRMHVTQGALFRHFPSKDAIWQAVMDWVTVQLLGRIDQAADRAASPVEALRAMFMSHVDFVIAHPGVPRMLFGELQRAEATLAKKVVRSLLQGYAQRLTGQLERAKAAGEVESDTDTQAAAILFIGTIQGLVMQSLLSGDLQAARSNAPGVLGIYLRGLGAGRGDRIGGAIFPTQGA, encoded by the coding sequence ATGGACAGCAGATATCTTTCCGCCGAGGAGCGCCGTCAGTTGACGGTTGAAACGGTCGTCGCCCTCGCAGGGGTGCAGAATCCGAGCGAGATCACGACCGCGGTGATCGCCAAGCGAATGCATGTGACCCAAGGCGCCCTGTTTCGCCATTTTCCGAGCAAGGACGCGATCTGGCAGGCGGTCATGGATTGGGTGACCGTTCAGCTCCTCGGTCGTATCGATCAGGCGGCGGACCGAGCGGCGTCACCGGTCGAGGCTCTGCGGGCTATGTTCATGAGCCACGTCGACTTCGTCATCGCCCACCCCGGCGTACCCCGAATGCTGTTTGGCGAGTTGCAGCGCGCGGAGGCGACGCTGGCCAAGAAGGTCGTGCGGAGCCTGCTCCAGGGCTACGCGCAGCGGCTTACCGGACAACTCGAACGGGCCAAGGCCGCAGGAGAGGTGGAGAGCGACACCGATACCCAAGCCGCAGCCATCCTGTTCATCGGGACGATCCAGGGACTGGTCATGCAATCGTTGCTGTCCGGCGATCTGCAGGCGGCAAGATCCAACGCGCCGGGAGTTCTCGGAATCTATTTGCGGGGATTGGGAGCCGGCCGGGGCGACCGGATCGGTGGCGCGATTTTCCCGACGCAAGGGGCCTGA
- a CDS encoding c-type cytochrome has protein sequence MSGHVPDAKIWFAGIVFFGLVGVVGYSLPHLQAAAPVEAAAETIAKPAPQAFRPPLDAEPTDDKFGEMVRLGERIFNDTAANAGEFVGNDLRCANCHLDGGRLPNSAPLWAAFVNFPTYRPKNDHVNTFAERLQGCFNYSMNGKAPRSATRCWWPWKATRPTLRRARASATTFLAADT, from the coding sequence ATGAGCGGACACGTACCAGATGCGAAGATCTGGTTCGCGGGCATCGTCTTCTTCGGCCTCGTTGGCGTCGTCGGCTACAGCCTGCCGCACCTCCAGGCTGCGGCGCCCGTCGAAGCAGCCGCCGAAACGATCGCCAAGCCCGCGCCGCAGGCCTTCAGGCCGCCGCTCGACGCAGAGCCCACCGACGACAAATTCGGTGAAATGGTGCGGCTTGGCGAGCGGATCTTCAACGACACGGCAGCGAACGCCGGCGAATTCGTTGGCAACGACCTGCGTTGTGCCAACTGTCACCTCGACGGTGGCCGTCTTCCGAACTCGGCGCCTCTGTGGGCCGCGTTCGTGAACTTCCCAACCTACAGACCGAAGAATGACCACGTGAATACCTTCGCGGAGCGGCTCCAGGGCTGCTTCAATTACAGCATGAACGGCAAGGCCCCCCGCTCGGCGACAAGGTGCTGGTGGCCCTGGAAAGCTACGCGGCCTACCTTGCGAAGGGCGCGCGCGTCGGCGACAACCTTCCTGGCCGCGGATACCTGA
- a CDS encoding DsbA family protein, protein MSRRTLAQIIAAAGVGYLVGPARADDRPTEADVSREAILFDPATPTAGNPKGDLTIVVFFDYNCPYCKQSEPELTRLVKTDGKIRLVYKDWPILTPDSIKGAQWALAAKYQGRYDDAHLAMMAIPGTKIPAARMREAIAKSGVDMDRLDADLQTSGDDITKLLRRNLAQADSLGLQGTPAYIVGDYRVTQALNYEGFKRVAADARARAAKK, encoded by the coding sequence ATTTCCCGACGCACGCTCGCCCAGATCATCGCAGCCGCAGGCGTCGGCTATCTCGTCGGCCCCGCGCGGGCCGATGACCGCCCCACTGAAGCTGACGTGTCGCGCGAAGCCATACTCTTCGACCCCGCGACGCCCACCGCCGGAAACCCGAAAGGCGATCTGACGATCGTGGTGTTCTTCGACTACAACTGTCCCTACTGCAAGCAATCCGAGCCGGAACTGACGCGGCTGGTCAAGACAGACGGCAAGATACGCCTCGTCTACAAGGACTGGCCGATCCTCACGCCGGACTCGATCAAGGGCGCGCAGTGGGCGCTGGCCGCAAAGTATCAGGGCCGCTACGACGACGCGCACCTTGCGATGATGGCCATTCCGGGGACGAAGATTCCCGCGGCACGGATGCGCGAGGCAATCGCCAAATCGGGCGTCGACATGGACCGTCTCGATGCCGATCTGCAGACCAGCGGCGACGACATCACCAAGCTTCTGAGGCGAAACCTCGCGCAAGCGGACTCGCTCGGACTGCAGGGCACCCCAGCCTATATCGTCGGCGACTACCGGGTGACACAGGCACTGAACTACGAAGGCTTCAAGCGCGTCGCCGCTGACGCGCGCGCACGCGCGGCCAAGAAGTAG
- a CDS encoding c-type cytochrome, translating to MSSRPTSLPWIVALGLVAISVPRADAQDAASIVRDGNANGAPACRSCHGEYGEGNPDGGFPRLAGLPRDYILHQLRSFQDGSRASDIMQPVASSLSDSEREALATYYASLPTARTEGGEAPDARLVMEGKRLAQKGDWHKEMPGCGQCHGPSGQGVGPNFPPLAGQPALYLSAQLSAWKSKTRKNDPLGLMAGVAGKLTDGEVAAVSAYYASLPAPGSNKELAR from the coding sequence ATGAGCAGTCGTCCGACCTCGCTGCCGTGGATTGTCGCGCTCGGCCTCGTCGCCATATCGGTCCCGCGGGCCGACGCGCAGGACGCGGCGAGCATCGTACGCGACGGTAACGCAAATGGTGCGCCCGCCTGCAGGTCCTGCCACGGCGAATACGGCGAGGGAAATCCCGACGGCGGCTTCCCTCGCCTTGCGGGTCTGCCGCGCGATTACATCCTCCACCAGCTCCGCAGCTTCCAAGACGGCAGTCGCGCCAGCGACATCATGCAGCCCGTGGCCAGCTCGCTCAGCGACAGCGAGCGCGAGGCTCTCGCGACCTACTACGCCAGCCTTCCTACGGCGCGCACCGAGGGGGGCGAAGCGCCGGACGCAAGACTGGTCATGGAAGGTAAGCGCCTCGCCCAAAAAGGGGACTGGCACAAGGAGATGCCCGGCTGCGGACAGTGCCACGGCCCGTCCGGACAAGGGGTCGGCCCAAACTTCCCGCCGCTCGCAGGCCAACCTGCCCTCTACCTGTCGGCCCAGTTAAGCGCCTGGAAGAGCAAGACCCGAAAGAATGATCCGCTTGGGCTGATGGCAGGTGTAGCCGGCAAGCTGACCGATGGCGAAGTCGCCGCGGTTTCGGCCTACTATGCGAGCCTGCCGGCGCCGGGCTCCAACAAGGAGCTCGCGCGATGA
- a CDS encoding EF-hand domain-containing protein, translated as MRSRTIAAGLLLASLSHPAFAQSAADHEAHHPGQDQTTASPQTNAPANQGAERQGTMRGGDMMEMMGRGMKGHTMMGEAMGPPPMFRMIFALMDADGDGTVSLPEFQVAHERIFKAVDSNKDGKLTPAEMMAFIRGTKSVVPQQ; from the coding sequence ATGCGAAGCCGAACCATTGCTGCAGGCCTGCTACTCGCCAGTTTGAGCCATCCTGCTTTCGCTCAATCGGCAGCCGACCACGAGGCCCATCATCCTGGCCAGGACCAGACAACCGCATCCCCGCAGACGAATGCTCCCGCAAACCAAGGCGCGGAGCGGCAGGGCACGATGCGTGGGGGAGATATGATGGAAATGATGGGGCGCGGGATGAAAGGGCATACCATGATGGGCGAGGCGATGGGTCCACCGCCCATGTTCCGGATGATCTTCGCGCTGATGGATGCCGATGGCGACGGGACCGTCTCATTGCCGGAGTTTCAGGTCGCCCACGAACGTATTTTCAAGGCAGTGGACAGCAATAAGGATGGAAAGCTCACGCCAGCGGAGATGATGGCGTTCATCCGAGGAACCAAGAGCGTGGTCCCGCAGCAGTAA
- a CDS encoding ATP-binding protein: protein MRSLRLRLFATLIAATGIVWLAAVVWIYVGSRDEVEHVLDTRLQEAARMVASLASGFDSLPGGNAALTTVPLLGSYERQLSCQIWSLDGRMVAKSSGAPDQQLSTASSGFSDRTIDGEPWRVFTVEDAGHNLRVMVGDRVGLRERLVTDLIKGLMLPALLIAPLLGAAIWASVGQGLRPLRRMAQDLGAREPDDMRHVEADQAPTEVRPLAIALNGLLTKVEAARRHEREVTAFAAHELRTPLAGLKTQAQVALAADDPKVVRGALEQIVAAVDRSTRLVRQLLTIARLDADAVDAPLERVAVGPLLEEIVAGTPKHQGTSVTMDDSVRGLVLNTNAECLQLALRNLHENAVQHTRDGRILWSAGPSTISVEDEGPGIPSDELDKLGNRFFRGRLRSPIGSGLGLAIVKLAVAKIGAQVTISNREGRSGTRSELTFPA from the coding sequence ATGAGATCTCTGAGATTGAGACTGTTCGCGACGCTCATCGCGGCAACCGGCATCGTCTGGTTGGCCGCGGTGGTCTGGATCTATGTCGGAAGCCGCGACGAGGTGGAGCATGTCCTGGATACCCGCCTGCAGGAAGCGGCACGCATGGTCGCTTCGCTTGCCTCCGGCTTCGACAGTCTTCCGGGGGGTAACGCAGCATTGACCACTGTTCCGCTGCTCGGAAGCTACGAACGCCAACTGTCGTGCCAGATATGGTCGCTCGATGGGAGGATGGTCGCCAAGTCGAGCGGCGCTCCCGACCAGCAGCTATCGACCGCTTCATCAGGTTTCTCCGATCGGACGATCGACGGCGAGCCGTGGCGTGTCTTCACGGTTGAGGACGCCGGCCACAATTTGCGCGTCATGGTGGGAGATCGGGTCGGATTACGCGAGCGCCTGGTGACCGATCTCATCAAGGGACTGATGCTGCCCGCACTCCTGATCGCGCCGCTGCTCGGCGCGGCGATCTGGGCGAGCGTCGGGCAGGGCTTGAGGCCGCTGCGGCGGATGGCCCAGGACCTGGGCGCGCGGGAGCCGGATGACATGCGACACGTCGAAGCCGACCAGGCGCCGACCGAGGTGAGGCCTTTGGCCATCGCCCTCAACGGGCTCCTCACCAAGGTCGAGGCGGCCCGGCGGCACGAACGGGAAGTGACGGCGTTTGCCGCACATGAACTACGCACGCCCCTGGCGGGGCTGAAGACGCAGGCCCAGGTGGCCCTGGCGGCCGACGATCCGAAGGTGGTGCGCGGCGCGCTCGAGCAGATTGTGGCTGCCGTCGACAGGAGCACGCGCCTGGTGCGTCAGTTGTTGACGATCGCAAGGCTGGATGCCGATGCCGTCGACGCGCCGCTCGAGCGTGTCGCGGTCGGGCCTCTCCTGGAGGAGATCGTCGCCGGTACCCCAAAACACCAGGGGACGAGTGTCACGATGGACGACAGTGTCCGGGGCTTGGTGCTCAACACAAACGCCGAATGCCTTCAGCTCGCATTGCGCAACCTGCATGAAAACGCAGTCCAACACACCCGCGACGGACGCATCCTTTGGTCGGCTGGGCCGAGCACGATCTCGGTCGAGGACGAGGGGCCTGGCATCCCCTCCGATGAACTCGATAAGCTCGGCAACCGCTTCTTCCGCGGCAGGCTGAGAAGTCCGATCGGAAGCGGGCTCGGCCTGGCCATCGTCAAGCTCGCGGTGGCGAAGATCGGCGCTCAGGTCACGATCTCCAATCGGGAGGGCCGCAGCGGCACAAGGTCGGAATTGACCTTCCCCGCCTAA
- a CDS encoding c-type cytochrome, with the protein MLVALESYAAYLAKGARVGDNLPGRGYLKLAKPPELDVARGEQVYAAKCAVCHGGGGEGQVTADGDVVFPPLWGSRSYNWGAGMSSVTNAAGFIKANMPLSQGGTLNDEDVWAVAAYIDSRERPQDPRFSGSVAETRKAHHDSDYDFYGKMVDGRLLGENSPPSGTVPR; encoded by the coding sequence GTGCTGGTGGCCCTGGAAAGCTACGCGGCCTACCTTGCGAAGGGCGCGCGCGTCGGCGACAACCTTCCTGGCCGCGGATACCTGAAGCTCGCCAAGCCTCCGGAGCTCGACGTCGCGCGTGGCGAGCAGGTTTACGCCGCCAAATGCGCAGTGTGCCACGGCGGCGGCGGCGAGGGCCAGGTGACCGCCGACGGAGATGTCGTCTTCCCGCCCCTATGGGGATCGCGTTCTTACAATTGGGGGGCAGGCATGAGCTCCGTCACGAACGCCGCGGGCTTCATCAAAGCCAACATGCCGTTGAGCCAGGGCGGCACTTTGAACGATGAAGATGTCTGGGCGGTGGCGGCCTACATCGACAGCCGCGAGCGTCCGCAGGATCCGCGCTTCAGCGGTTCCGTCGCCGAGACGCGCAAGGCTCATCACGACAGCGACTACGACTTCTACGGCAAGATGGTGGATGGCCGACTGCTCGGCGAGAATTCGCCGCCCTCCGGCACCGTGCCGCGATGA
- a CDS encoding MBL fold metallo-hydrolase: MAKPIIRAFFDEPTNTISYLVADPATQAAAVIDPVLDYDHNSGAVDTRSVRAILHTAEEAGYRVIWVLETHAHADHLSGAPYIKAKTGARIGIGEYIRDVQRIFRPVFNATDLATDGSDFDHLFKDGEHFLLGELDVEVLHTPGHTPADISYKIGDAVFVGDTIFMPDYGTARADFPGGDAQRLYRSIRRLLALAPETRLFMCHDYKAPGRDEYAWETTVAEQRNKNVHVKEGVTEDEFVGMRSKRDATLAAPRLLLPSIQVNIRAGKFPPKQANGVHYLQIPVKMRGDAELGL, translated from the coding sequence ATGGCGAAGCCGATCATCAGGGCCTTTTTCGACGAGCCGACGAATACGATCAGCTATCTGGTTGCCGATCCGGCGACCCAGGCAGCCGCCGTCATCGATCCCGTGCTCGATTACGACCACAATTCGGGCGCGGTCGATACGCGTTCCGTCAGGGCCATTCTTCACACGGCCGAGGAGGCGGGCTATCGCGTCATCTGGGTGTTGGAAACACATGCTCACGCCGATCATCTGTCCGGGGCGCCGTACATCAAGGCGAAGACCGGCGCTCGGATCGGCATCGGCGAGTACATCAGGGACGTACAGCGAATCTTTCGGCCGGTCTTCAACGCAACCGATTTGGCGACGGACGGCAGCGACTTCGACCACCTCTTCAAGGACGGCGAGCATTTCCTGTTAGGTGAGCTCGACGTCGAAGTTCTGCACACGCCCGGTCACACACCGGCAGACATTTCCTACAAGATCGGCGATGCGGTGTTTGTCGGCGACACGATCTTCATGCCAGACTACGGCACGGCGCGCGCCGACTTTCCTGGGGGCGATGCTCAGCGATTGTACCGCTCGATCAGGCGGCTGCTCGCACTGGCTCCCGAGACCCGGCTGTTCATGTGCCACGACTACAAGGCCCCAGGTCGTGACGAATACGCCTGGGAGACCACAGTCGCGGAGCAGCGCAACAAAAACGTACACGTGAAGGAAGGCGTGACCGAGGACGAGTTCGTGGGCATGCGCTCCAAGCGCGATGCCACGCTCGCCGCGCCGCGTCTTCTCCTGCCCTCGATCCAGGTCAATATCCGGGCGGGGAAATTCCCGCCCAAGCAGGCCAATGGCGTGCATTACCTGCAGATTCCCGTGAAAATGAGGGGCGACGCTGAACTCGGTCTTTAA
- the dsbD gene encoding protein-disulfide reductase DsbD, which produces MPGFQRLSIITLILLSSLATAGAGTPPPADQAFQLKVSRDDAELSLLWTIAPGSYLYRAMIGAKSATPPGALLAVRTTQGESKDDPDFGPQEVYRGSAKAEIASADLQGIREISVTYQGCAETYQICYPPVSKVIDLQTLAVKDRDAASSASPSFSFVDPPQDAAGGTGGGKPMTPPQGSNMDISSWVTLGGMLASFFGFGLLLSFSPCTFPLVPIFFGLMARSQEPLSFGRGLALAAIFVGASALAYAMLGAFAAWSGSGENLQILLQTPIALGMMSAVLVLLSLSMFGLFQIQLPAALVDRISGAASGSRRGPLAAAAVLGFGSALIAGPCVTPPLATALLYVARTGEVARGMAALFLFGIGMGVPLLVFGALGPRFLPKPGRWLVRVRHAFGFILLGVAISIFSRVLSQQTTLQLWGALATALSVYFGTEFLMAHTAWRFASMGLASSALLIGAVLLVGSAGDDNLGATRILDQFVTLEPGSGTPVRTIRSVTALEHELAAARTEGKPVVVDFSAEWCVECRAMDAMLRRPDVRERLQDFRMVRADVTTVDDASRDLMQRFEIVGPPTILLFAAENADPMTKIVGAIDANALLAKLSAVPSVD; this is translated from the coding sequence ATGCCGGGCTTTCAACGACTTTCCATCATCACGCTCATTCTCCTGTCCTCCCTCGCGACGGCTGGGGCAGGAACGCCGCCGCCGGCCGATCAGGCCTTCCAACTGAAGGTTTCGCGCGACGACGCCGAGCTGTCGCTGCTTTGGACCATTGCGCCCGGAAGCTACCTCTACCGGGCGATGATCGGCGCCAAGAGCGCCACGCCGCCCGGCGCGCTGCTCGCGGTTCGCACGACCCAGGGAGAATCCAAAGACGATCCGGACTTCGGTCCGCAGGAGGTCTACCGCGGCTCGGCGAAGGCCGAGATCGCATCGGCCGACCTGCAAGGGATACGCGAGATCTCAGTGACCTACCAAGGTTGCGCTGAGACTTATCAGATCTGCTATCCGCCCGTCTCGAAGGTAATCGACCTGCAGACGCTGGCGGTCAAGGACCGTGACGCCGCGAGCTCCGCTTCGCCTTCGTTCTCCTTCGTGGACCCTCCGCAAGACGCCGCGGGCGGAACAGGCGGCGGCAAACCGATGACGCCCCCGCAAGGGTCCAACATGGACATCTCCTCCTGGGTGACGCTCGGCGGCATGTTGGCGTCGTTCTTTGGATTCGGACTCCTGCTGTCGTTCTCGCCGTGCACCTTCCCCCTGGTGCCGATCTTCTTCGGCCTGATGGCACGATCTCAGGAGCCTCTCTCGTTCGGCCGCGGTCTCGCTCTCGCGGCGATATTCGTGGGCGCCTCGGCGTTGGCCTACGCGATGCTCGGCGCTTTCGCCGCATGGTCCGGATCTGGAGAAAATCTGCAGATCCTGCTGCAGACGCCGATCGCGCTGGGCATGATGAGCGCCGTCCTCGTTTTGCTCTCGCTCTCGATGTTCGGTCTGTTCCAGATCCAGTTGCCGGCAGCATTGGTCGACAGGATTTCGGGTGCCGCCTCTGGAAGTCGTCGCGGGCCGCTGGCGGCCGCCGCCGTGCTCGGCTTCGGATCGGCGCTCATCGCCGGCCCGTGCGTCACGCCACCGCTTGCGACCGCCCTGCTCTACGTCGCGCGCACCGGCGAGGTCGCGCGCGGTATGGCCGCGCTCTTCCTGTTCGGCATCGGTATGGGCGTCCCGCTTCTCGTCTTCGGTGCGCTCGGGCCCCGTTTCCTGCCGAAGCCCGGGCGCTGGCTGGTCCGCGTCCGGCACGCCTTCGGATTCATCCTCCTGGGCGTTGCGATCAGCATCTTCTCGCGCGTGCTGTCGCAGCAGACCACGCTGCAGCTCTGGGGGGCACTCGCGACAGCCCTCTCGGTCTACTTCGGAACGGAGTTCCTGATGGCGCATACCGCTTGGAGGTTCGCGTCGATGGGCTTGGCGAGCTCTGCTTTGCTGATCGGCGCGGTTCTTCTGGTCGGCTCGGCGGGCGACGATAATCTCGGCGCGACTCGCATTCTCGACCAGTTTGTGACGCTGGAGCCCGGATCCGGAACTCCGGTTCGAACGATCCGATCTGTCACTGCTCTGGAGCACGAACTTGCAGCGGCACGGACTGAGGGTAAGCCGGTCGTGGTCGACTTCTCCGCCGAATGGTGCGTCGAATGCCGGGCGATGGACGCGATGCTGCGCCGGCCTGACGTGCGCGAGCGGCTGCAGGACTTCCGGATGGTGCGCGCCGACGTGACCACGGTGGACGACGCGAGCCGCGACTTGATGCAGCGCTTCGAGATCGTCGGACCCCCAACGATCCTCCTGTTCGCCGCGGAGAACGCCGATCCCATGACCAAAATCGTTGGTGCGATCGATGCCAACGCCCTGCTTGCGAAACTGTCGGCCGTCCCATCGGTCGACTGA